The genome window ATACAATGACCAAATACAAGGGCCAGTACATTTTGTGTGTTGAAGGCAGCGTACCGATGGGCGCAGACGGCGTTTATTGTATGATAGGCGGTAAAACATCGTTACAGATTTTAAATGAAGTATCAGAGGGAGCCGCAGCAATCATTGCATGGGGCAGTTGCGCCAGCAATGGCTGTGTGCAAGCGGCCAAACCAAACCCAACCGGAGCAACTCCCATTCATAAAATCATTACTAACAAACCAATTATTAAAGTGCCGGGCTGCCCGCCGATTGGTGAAGTAATGGCCGGGGTTATCGTTCATTATTTAACCTTCGGCGTTATCCCTGAGTTAGACAGGCTCGGCAGGCCAAAGGCATTTTATAACAAACGGGTTCACGATACGTGTTATCGCCGTCCGTTTTATGATGCCGGTTTATTTGTGGAAAGCTTTGACGATGAAAACGCCAAAAAAGGCTATTGCTTATATAAAGTGGGCTGTAAGGGGCCCACTACCTATAATGCCTGTGCGGTTACTAAATGGAACGGCGGAACTAGCTTTCCCATCCAGGCAGGGCACCCATGCATTGGCTGCAGCGAAGAGAATTTCTGGGATAATGGAAGACTATATGAACGGGGATCTTCATTTGCCGGTT of Mucilaginibacter xinganensis contains these proteins:
- a CDS encoding hydrogenase small subunit codes for the protein MNNETIPIQPTYYEEVQRKGYSRRDFVKFVSLMTAFIGLDQSAIGQVAKALEAKPRMPVIWLHFQECTCCSESFIRSSHPIVADILLDKISLDYSETLMAASGTQAEAALKNTMTKYKGQYILCVEGSVPMGADGVYCMIGGKTSLQILNEVSEGAAAIIAWGSCASNGCVQAAKPNPTGATPIHKIITNKPIIKVPGCPPIGEVMAGVIVHYLTFGVIPELDRLGRPKAFYNKRVHDTCYRRPFYDAGLFVESFDDENAKKGYCLYKVGCKGPTTYNACAVTKWNGGTSFPIQAGHPCIGCSEENFWDNGRLYERGSSFAGFGIEADADKLGEVALGLTISAIAVHAVATNFGKGKTIHEHQAEGNESEHELES